In Silene latifolia isolate original U9 population chromosome 3, ASM4854445v1, whole genome shotgun sequence, a single window of DNA contains:
- the LOC141649286 gene encoding uncharacterized protein LOC141649286: MSRRTRRSQPIDPIDHEIEATARRLNSLRRRGLIGTPTSQENLVVEDFREEPSAFETFENPFATPGEEVTMAAVPMRDNLAPKKVVNPSIVKPPIQANNFDVKATLLQLVQGNQFGGGATENPNEHLNEFLDSCDMFKANGVSEDAVRLRLFPYSLMGSAKEWLKSCEPDSLWTWDDVSKAFLNKYFPPQRTARIKRLNNEMKMNLDSGSGKGALDKLDHKTAKELIEELASRTFHWNNDRHKRKGKSTVESANNVEVKGLIEELNQQVALMSSSNTSSNSSSMRNQVYSCEICGDQGHPPNECPLMVGDASQRMTDNQISQLASQMSQLRASNGKFPGKTEENPKTINAIHLRSGRDLEDRTFVKKRKSSRPGDVVESQIEVEPPKVVEEKGGEDELVEIVVETSKVIDEPTKVVEEPKQQVVRTYVPPIPFPQRLARAKLEQKYGKFMDMMKGINITMPFIDAVKEIPSYGKFLKELISNKNSLSPTTTVNLSKECSAILMNEAPQKLEDPGSFSIPCKIGTGYELSPTRVSLQLADRSVRYPIGLVEDVPLKVGKLAFPCDFYVMDIPEDSNIPVILGRPCLATGGAMIDVKNGKLSLQVGEEKVEFSLNKAMKEPSEEKSCYMIDMVEEWVDMKKFDEDKGLQGFLEGKVKDCKEHREYALAMEATIEEDPDKEFESLRGDG, translated from the exons ATGAGTAGGAGAACTCGAAGAAGTCAACCAATTGATCCGATTGACCACGAGATTGAAGCTACCGCAAGAAGACTAAATTCACTACGTAGAAGAGGGCTTATAGGAACACCAACTTCCCAAGAAAATTTAGTAGTTGAAGACTTTCGAGAAGAACCAAGTGCTTTTGAAACTTTTGAGAATCCCTTTGCAACTCCGGGAGAAGAAGTGACAATGGCCGCGGTTCCTATGCGAGATAACTTGGCTCCGAAAAAGGTGGTGAATCCGAGTATAGTCAAGCCACCTATTCAAGCCAACAACTTCGATGTGAAAGCCACCTTGCTACAACTTGTCCAAGGGAATCAATTCGGTGGGGGAGCCACCGAGAACCCCAACGAACATCTCAAcgagttcttggatagttgtgacatgttcaaggcCAACGGAGTGTCGGAGGATGCCGTACGCCTTAGGCTTTTCCCTTACTCCTTGATGGGAAGTGCCAAGGAGTGGCTTAAAAGTTGTGAACCCGACTCTCTTTGGACTTGGGACGACGTCTCCAAGGCTTTCCTAAACAAGTATTTCCCACCACAACGAaccgcaagaatcaaga GGTTGAACAATGAAATGAAGATGAACCTTGATTCCGGCTCGGGGAAGGGAGCATTGGATAAGTTAGATCACAAGACGGCCAAAGAGCTTATTGAGGAGTTGGCTTCTCgtacctttcattggaacaatgataggcacaagaggaAAGGAAAGTCAACGGTTGAATCGGCCAACAATGTTGAAGTTAAAGGGTTGATTGAAGAGCTTAATCAACAAGTTGCCTTGATGAGTTCAAGCAACACATCTAGCAATTCTTCTTCTATGAGGAACCAAGTTTATAGTTGTGAGATTTGTGGAGACCAAGGACACCCACCCAATGAGTGTCCTTTGATGGTAGGAGATG CTTCTCAACGGATGACGGACAATCAAATCTCCCAATTGGCTTCCCAAATGAGCCAACTACGAGCCTCTAATGGAAAATTTCCGGGTAAAACCGAGGAGAATCCAAAAACCATAAatgctatccacttgaggagtggtagagaTTTGGAAGACCGGACATTTGTCAAGAAGAGAAAGAGTAGTAGACCGGGTGATGTGGTTGAATCCCAAATTGAGGTTGAACCTCCTAAGGTAGTTGAAGAAAAAGGGGGTGAGGATGAACTTGTGGAAATCGTTGTGGAGACTTCAAAGGTGATTGATGAACCAACAAAGGTTGTTGAGGAGCCAAAGCAACAAGTTGTGAGGACTTATGTGCCACCAATTCCTTTCCCACAAAGGTTGGCAAGAGCAAAACTTGAACAAAAATATGGAAAGTTCATGGACATGATGAAGGGTATCAACATTACCATGCCCTTCATAGATGCCGTCAAGGAAATACCAAGCTATGGAAAGTTCTTGAAGGAGCTAATTTCAAACAAAAATTCCTTGAGTCCAACAACAACGGTGAACTTGTCCAAGGAATGTAGCGCAATTCTTATGAATGAGgctcctcaaaagcttgaagacccggGGAGTTTCTCCATACCTTGCAAAATTGGGACC ggaTATGAGCTTTCACCAACAAGAGTTTCTCTCCAACTTGCGGATCGGTCGGTGAGATACCCAATCGGTCTTGTGGAGGATGTCCCACTCAAGGTGGGTAAACTTGCATTCCCTTGTGACTTCTATGTTATGGACATTCCCGAGGACTCAAATATTCCCGTCATATTGGGGCGCCCTTGCCTTGCTACGGGGGGTGccatgattgatgtgaagaatggaaaGCTTTCTCTACAAGTGGGTGAAGAAAAGGTAGAATTCTCCTTGAACAAGGCTATGAAGGAGCCTTCGGAAGAAAAGTCTTGTTACATGATTGACATGGTAGAGGAATGGGTTGatatgaagaaatttgatgaagacAAGGGTTTACAAGGATTCCTTGAGGGCAAGGTAAAAGATTGCAAAGAGCACCGGGAGTATGCTTTAGCTATGGAAGCAACAATTGAAGAAGACCCGGACAAAGAATTTGAGAGCTTGAGAGGAGATG gttga